The proteins below come from a single Methanothrix thermoacetophila PT genomic window:
- a CDS encoding GNAT family N-acetyltransferase, which yields MERSSCGGDRRFRPVIRQFEIKDLPELMEIDREVGGGYSPELFMTFHEYHPQTMLVAEIDGKVVGVAIGFKPTPFEGRVFWLAVRQAYQGHGIGRSLLSAILRIFSRLGALSATLEVRIGNRRAQKLYASMGFVVDNVIPTYYSDGEAALIMRKVL from the coding sequence ATGGAGAGGAGCTCATGCGGCGGGGATCGCAGATTCCGGCCGGTGATCAGGCAGTTCGAGATTAAGGACCTGCCAGAGCTCATGGAGATAGACAGGGAGGTCGGGGGTGGTTACAGCCCGGAACTCTTCATGACATTCCATGAGTACCACCCACAGACGATGCTCGTCGCCGAGATCGACGGAAAGGTTGTGGGCGTCGCGATCGGTTTCAAGCCCACCCCATTCGAGGGCAGGGTCTTCTGGCTCGCGGTGAGGCAGGCCTACCAGGGGCACGGCATCGGCAGAAGCCTTCTCTCCGCGATCCTCCGCATCTTCAGCAGGCTCGGTGCTCTGAGCGCAACACTCGAGGTCAGGATAGGAAACAGAAGGGCGCAGAAGCTCTATGCATCCATGGGCTTTGTGGTCGATAACGTGATACCAACCTATTACTCAGATGGTGAAGCAGCTCTGATAATGCGCAAGGTTCTGTGA
- a CDS encoding lamin tail domain-containing protein, with product MVLAEGSVVINEFELNPPSDQPYAVEWIELLNSGEEDVDIGGWQAVIISTVPGETGAQFPWSGKITVPLGTVLKAGEYRVLTGDQRWDHGFNATVILYDQVGNEVDRTPMLMDDRDDGSDWSRYPDGIDTDRTSDWAYIPSTRGRPNVLPY from the coding sequence ATGGTCCTCGCAGAGGGGAGCGTGGTCATTAACGAGTTTGAACTGAATCCGCCATCCGACCAGCCGTATGCTGTGGAGTGGATCGAGCTTCTAAACTCCGGTGAGGAGGATGTGGATATTGGAGGGTGGCAAGCGGTGATCATCTCCACAGTGCCCGGAGAGACCGGAGCCCAGTTTCCATGGTCCGGAAAGATCACCGTGCCCCTTGGAACGGTCCTGAAGGCCGGCGAGTACAGGGTTCTCACCGGCGACCAGAGATGGGATCACGGGTTCAACGCGACCGTTATACTCTACGACCAGGTGGGCAATGAGGTCGACAGAACCCCGATGCTTATGGATGACAGGGATGACGGCTCGGATTGGTCCAGGTATCCGGATGGCATTGACACAGACCGAACCTCAGACTGGGCATACATCCCATCGACGCGGGGCAGGCCGAACGTCCTGCCCTACTGA
- a CDS encoding radical SAM protein, with protein MDTATKAYLISVGTVELQGLTPQGPASTAGPSAGEGSVFFKSGDRIVRLTVAPSRLRLVFEGEEHLILEGDRVVARGHLVEPLLHCPDQAYITVSERCIYDCRFCAVPKLMGPTKSKEKVIEMVRRAAMTGRLKAISLTSGVEVSPEHEVERIAEIARALKTFNVPIGISVCPTERSNEILRRAGAVEVKYNLETLDPDIFQTVCPGLSFEDIKNALADAVGVFGINRVFTNVIVGLGESDRVLLQGIDELTEMGVMPVLRAVYPHPLRIADLEMRRPSAERILRLAEHLRRALDRNGLRGDLPLTMCYPCTGCDLIPHRDL; from the coding sequence ATGGATACAGCCACCAAAGCGTACCTTATATCTGTGGGGACCGTGGAGCTTCAGGGTTTGACGCCGCAGGGTCCTGCATCCACGGCCGGACCGAGCGCAGGTGAGGGCTCGGTTTTCTTCAAATCCGGAGATAGGATCGTCCGGCTCACGGTCGCCCCGAGTCGGCTCAGGCTTGTGTTTGAGGGTGAGGAGCATCTCATACTCGAAGGAGACAGAGTTGTGGCCCGCGGGCATCTCGTTGAGCCGCTGCTCCACTGCCCGGATCAGGCTTACATAACCGTATCTGAGAGATGCATTTACGACTGCAGGTTCTGCGCGGTCCCTAAGCTCATGGGCCCGACGAAGTCAAAGGAAAAGGTCATCGAGATGGTAAGGCGCGCGGCCATGACAGGCAGGCTAAAGGCGATCTCGCTTACGAGTGGTGTGGAGGTCTCTCCAGAGCATGAGGTCGAGAGGATCGCAGAGATCGCGCGCGCACTGAAAACCTTCAACGTTCCCATCGGCATCTCCGTCTGTCCGACGGAGCGATCGAATGAGATTTTAAGGAGAGCAGGCGCTGTCGAGGTCAAGTACAACCTCGAGACGCTCGATCCTGATATATTCCAGACTGTATGCCCCGGGCTCTCATTTGAAGACATAAAGAATGCTCTTGCAGATGCTGTAGGCGTCTTCGGCATAAACAGAGTCTTCACGAACGTGATAGTGGGCCTCGGCGAGTCTGACAGGGTTCTGCTGCAGGGAATAGATGAGCTCACAGAGATGGGAGTGATGCCCGTGCTTCGTGCTGTCTACCCGCATCCGCTCCGCATTGCAGATCTGGAGATGCGCAGGCCGTCCGCGGAAAGAATACTCAGACTTGCAGAGCATCTGAGGAGGGCTCTGGACAGAAACGGACTCAGAGGGGATTTGCCCCTGACAATGTGCTACCCGTGCACAGGATGCGATCTCATACCCCACCGGGATCTGTGA
- a CDS encoding NAD-dependent succinate-semialdehyde dehydrogenase, which yields MYRSMMLINGERVEGASGRYDLIHNPANQEAVAEVAIGDVIDAVKALESAQRAFPGWSSIPATKRCTLLHDAAEIVRERADNIAKLLTMEMGKPIRDSRREVLSAADSLDYFAEEGLRNIGEWISAGDTRSIVVRQPVGVVSLITPWNYPVELLAWKVGPALAAGCTAVAKPSSLAPVAATEFVMAINDAGLPPGVMNIVHGSGDTIGAELVKNPIPRKISFTGETSTGRWIMGTAAEYLKRISLELGGHAPMIVFDDADIDTAAGACVRRAFGNMGQVCISVNRVYVDESIAEDFTEKVIRRTLELRIGDPLDPDVDLGPMVSEAQRRKTREHIEDAVDRGANILCGGREPEGFTRGYYFMPTVLTDVDHTMRIMREETFGPVAPIMRFRDEEEAVRLANDTEYGLAAYVYTNSLSRAVRTAERLEAGSVGVNVGSVIDRHAPFGGWKQSGIGRELSHRGIEEYMEIKHIRLGL from the coding sequence ATGTACCGTTCGATGATGCTGATAAACGGGGAGCGTGTTGAGGGCGCTTCTGGGAGATATGACCTCATACATAATCCAGCAAACCAGGAGGCTGTGGCGGAGGTTGCGATCGGAGATGTCATTGATGCTGTCAAAGCGCTCGAGTCTGCACAGCGTGCATTTCCAGGATGGTCATCCATACCTGCAACAAAAAGATGTACCCTGCTGCATGATGCAGCTGAGATCGTGAGGGAGAGAGCAGATAACATCGCGAAACTTCTCACAATGGAGATGGGGAAGCCCATCAGGGACTCCAGGAGGGAGGTCCTCTCAGCCGCCGATTCTCTAGATTACTTCGCGGAGGAGGGGCTGAGAAACATTGGAGAGTGGATCAGCGCGGGCGATACGAGGAGCATAGTGGTAAGGCAACCAGTTGGTGTTGTCTCCCTCATAACACCCTGGAATTATCCTGTGGAGCTGCTCGCCTGGAAGGTCGGCCCGGCGCTCGCTGCGGGCTGCACCGCAGTGGCGAAGCCATCAAGTCTGGCGCCGGTTGCGGCCACGGAGTTCGTCATGGCGATCAACGACGCCGGACTTCCGCCGGGTGTTATGAACATCGTCCATGGATCAGGTGACACTATCGGCGCTGAGCTTGTGAAGAATCCGATACCGAGAAAGATCTCATTCACTGGCGAGACATCCACAGGTAGATGGATAATGGGAACCGCGGCAGAGTATCTGAAGAGGATCTCCCTTGAGCTCGGCGGGCACGCGCCCATGATCGTGTTCGATGATGCGGACATTGATACAGCCGCAGGCGCATGCGTGAGAAGGGCATTCGGCAACATGGGCCAGGTCTGCATTTCCGTGAACAGGGTGTATGTGGATGAATCGATTGCAGAGGATTTTACGGAGAAGGTGATCAGGAGAACGCTAGAGCTCAGGATCGGCGACCCGCTAGATCCAGATGTGGATCTGGGCCCGATGGTGAGCGAGGCCCAGCGGAGAAAGACCAGGGAGCACATAGAGGATGCTGTTGATAGGGGTGCCAATATCCTCTGCGGCGGCCGCGAGCCCGAGGGATTCACCAGAGGTTATTACTTCATGCCCACCGTTCTAACAGATGTCGATCACACCATGCGTATCATGAGGGAGGAGACGTTCGGGCCAGTCGCCCCGATCATGCGGTTCAGGGACGAGGAGGAAGCTGTCAGGCTCGCGAACGATACAGAGTACGGTCTTGCAGCTTACGTTTATACAAACAGCCTGAGTAGAGCGGTTCGCACAGCTGAGAGGCTCGAGGCGGGAAGCGTCGGTGTGAATGTCGGAAGCGTTATAGATCGCCACGCTCCATTCGGCGGCTGGAAGCAGAGCGGCATCGGCAGGGAGCTGTCCCACAGAGGCATCGAGGAATATATGGAGATAAAGCACATAAGGCTGGGGCTCTGA
- a CDS encoding potassium channel family protein, with product MVESIDARGAARAVFFTVVIVAVYSAIYMILMRYEGRSELAHPMNAVYWVVMTITTVGYGDIVFSSSLGRLFSIVVSLSGIALVFAFVLPGIVTPWFEHLGRELPERVPEWMSGHILICGYGPMVERLTERLDEMGIEFAIVESRESVARSIFKRYITVWGDPSDVQVLRNANISTARMVMVNYTDEVNADVILTIREVSRVEIIAMVEDLRHSRFLSYAGASRVLSPKTMLGTFVAQISNPSCGECIFPGAVQLFGTLSLVEVPVLPGSPLSEREISDPLLIQTGAAIAGLWKRGEFMPRPAGTERISTGSVVLAVGDSEQLMRLRSLGAGDEMEKRFLVVGYGDVGQRLVRVLCEHGVVPVVVDRRDLATDRFEHVRGDGYSEDVLVRAGVKEATCIMIMLNNDHDAIYATLVARNLNPDAFIIARANHLKTTEKLYRAGADYVASVPMVGARCS from the coding sequence ATGGTCGAGAGCATAGATGCCAGGGGCGCTGCTAGGGCAGTGTTCTTCACGGTTGTAATAGTGGCAGTATACAGCGCCATCTACATGATTCTCATGCGGTATGAGGGCAGGTCCGAGCTTGCCCATCCGATGAACGCTGTGTACTGGGTTGTGATGACCATTACGACCGTCGGCTACGGGGACATAGTCTTCAGCAGCTCTCTGGGGCGCCTATTCAGCATCGTGGTGAGCCTGAGCGGTATAGCTCTGGTCTTCGCTTTTGTCTTGCCTGGCATCGTGACACCGTGGTTCGAGCATCTCGGAAGAGAACTTCCCGAAAGGGTGCCGGAGTGGATGAGCGGCCACATCCTGATCTGCGGCTATGGCCCGATGGTCGAGAGGCTGACAGAAAGGCTCGATGAGATGGGAATTGAGTTTGCGATAGTCGAGAGCAGAGAATCTGTGGCAAGGAGCATCTTCAAAAGGTACATTACCGTCTGGGGAGACCCATCGGATGTGCAGGTCTTGAGAAACGCAAACATATCGACGGCCAGGATGGTCATGGTGAACTATACAGATGAGGTAAACGCGGATGTGATTCTTACGATCAGGGAGGTCTCCAGAGTCGAGATAATCGCGATGGTCGAGGACCTGAGACACTCCAGGTTTCTGAGCTATGCCGGAGCCTCCAGGGTTCTCTCGCCCAAGACGATGCTGGGAACGTTCGTCGCACAGATATCAAATCCATCCTGCGGGGAGTGCATTTTTCCAGGGGCGGTTCAGCTCTTTGGCACTTTGAGCCTGGTGGAGGTACCTGTGCTTCCTGGCAGTCCTCTCTCTGAAAGAGAAATCTCAGATCCTCTCCTGATCCAGACAGGGGCTGCTATCGCCGGTCTATGGAAGAGGGGGGAGTTCATGCCCAGACCGGCTGGGACCGAACGCATCTCCACCGGATCGGTCGTTCTTGCAGTGGGGGATTCGGAGCAGCTCATGCGCCTCAGGTCGCTGGGTGCTGGAGATGAGATGGAGAAGAGGTTTCTCGTCGTGGGATACGGCGACGTTGGGCAGAGGCTTGTCCGAGTCTTGTGCGAGCACGGGGTAGTGCCTGTAGTTGTGGACAGGCGGGATCTGGCCACGGATCGGTTCGAGCACGTCAGGGGCGACGGCTACTCAGAGGATGTCCTCGTCAGGGCTGGCGTGAAAGAGGCAACATGCATAATGATCATGCTGAACAACGATCATGACGCGATATACGCGACACTCGTCGCCAGGAACCTGAACCCGGACGCGTTCATAATAGCAAGAGCAAACCATCTCAAAACCACGGAGAAGCTCTACAGGGCTGGAGCAGACTATGTGGCATCTGTGCCTATGGTAGGAGCAAGATGCTCCTGA
- a CDS encoding TrkA C-terminal domain-containing protein has protein sequence MLLNMITPESEDLTILYEGLELRRYEVRRRSHMARRTLRELALIERFGCAVVAINRAGDALLSLSGETEVLPGDVLILLGPPGSMDRFSRVFGDGG, from the coding sequence ATGCTCCTGAACATGATCACCCCGGAGAGCGAGGATCTGACGATACTCTATGAGGGCCTGGAGCTCAGGAGGTATGAGGTCCGTAGAAGATCCCATATGGCACGCAGGACTTTGAGAGAGCTGGCACTCATAGAGCGTTTCGGATGCGCTGTTGTGGCGATCAATCGGGCCGGGGATGCCTTACTAAGCCTCTCAGGGGAGACGGAGGTACTGCCTGGAGATGTGCTCATCCTCCTCGGGCCGCCGGGATCCATGGACAGGTTCAGCAGGGTCTTCGGAGATGGTGGATAG
- the truD gene encoding tRNA pseudouridine(13) synthase TruD: MEGLIPAAERDKALGMEIYITRTPGIGGVIRKSPEDFVVEEIFDEDHYEGGRYLVVEVEKRDWDTHKLVREIARALRISQRRISFAGTKDRRAVTRQRMAIMNLDEDELIDLRIPDLKISVLGRTNRPLGLGDLKGNRFRIVIRDLAVDVDSARERMERITSEILEIGGVPNYFGVQRFGEIRPVTHLVGEAIVRGDLERAVFTYLSMPFDGEPEETRAAREELWESGDVRAALRRYPRHLTYELAMLNHLVSSPGDHAGALMVLPDNLRRMFVHAYQSYLFNRMLSMRLRRCLTFEPVEGDIVCFSKDGMPDVSRIERVTAENIEAVKRLFDRKRAFVTLPLIGYESELADGEQGEIERSILESEGISRESFSVKTCPDLSSPGARRPALLQVDPVFELGAESACIRFSLPPGSYATVVLREYMKDTRDVSE; this comes from the coding sequence ATGGAGGGGCTTATTCCAGCGGCTGAGCGCGACAAAGCTTTGGGCATGGAGATCTACATCACCAGAACTCCTGGCATCGGTGGGGTTATACGCAAGAGCCCCGAGGATTTCGTCGTCGAGGAGATATTTGATGAGGATCATTACGAGGGTGGGAGGTATCTCGTCGTCGAGGTCGAGAAGCGTGACTGGGACACGCACAAACTGGTAAGAGAGATCGCGAGGGCCCTCAGAATAAGCCAGAGGCGAATAAGCTTCGCAGGCACCAAGGACAGGAGGGCGGTCACAAGGCAGAGAATGGCGATCATGAACCTCGATGAGGATGAGCTGATAGATCTGAGAATCCCTGATCTCAAGATCTCTGTTCTCGGAAGAACAAACAGGCCTCTCGGTCTTGGAGATCTGAAAGGCAACCGCTTCAGGATTGTGATAAGAGATCTCGCAGTCGATGTAGATTCCGCCAGGGAGCGTATGGAGCGCATAACCTCTGAGATACTGGAGATCGGGGGAGTCCCGAACTACTTCGGCGTCCAGAGGTTCGGCGAGATCCGGCCTGTGACGCATCTTGTTGGCGAGGCGATCGTGAGAGGAGATCTGGAGCGTGCGGTATTCACCTATCTCTCCATGCCATTTGATGGTGAGCCTGAGGAGACGAGGGCTGCGCGTGAGGAGCTCTGGGAATCGGGGGATGTGAGAGCAGCGCTCAGGAGATACCCGAGGCATCTCACATACGAGCTGGCTATGCTGAACCATCTGGTCTCCAGTCCAGGAGATCATGCAGGCGCTTTGATGGTTCTCCCTGATAACCTGAGGAGGATGTTCGTTCATGCCTACCAGTCATATCTCTTCAACAGAATGCTCAGCATGCGTCTCCGGAGATGCCTCACATTCGAGCCGGTGGAAGGGGATATCGTCTGCTTCTCCAAAGATGGAATGCCGGATGTGAGCAGGATTGAGAGAGTGACAGCAGAGAACATCGAGGCCGTAAAGAGGTTGTTTGATCGAAAACGCGCATTCGTCACCCTCCCGCTGATCGGATATGAGTCTGAGCTTGCTGATGGCGAGCAGGGCGAGATCGAACGTAGCATCTTGGAATCAGAGGGGATTTCCAGGGAGAGCTTCTCTGTGAAGACCTGTCCGGATCTGAGCTCACCCGGCGCGAGAAGGCCAGCTCTTCTGCAGGTTGATCCGGTCTTCGAACTTGGTGCTGAAAGCGCATGCATTCGGTTCTCCCTTCCTCCTGGATCGTATGCAACGGTGGTGCTGAGGGAGTACATGAAGGATACCAGGGATGTATCCGAATGA
- a CDS encoding multidrug effflux MFS transporter, translated as MNLTYSGRTRQKYLGNKGLIVLISLLSAFVPLSTDLYLPALPGMADYFCVSSDLANLTLTMFFLSFGAGTLLWGPLSDRYGRRPMLLIGLSLYSIASLACAFSTDIHLLIAFRALEGIGGSSGFAVATAMIKDVYDVRSREPILAVVQTMVLISPVSAPVIGAILLKFTTWRGLFEALAFIGLLALAGSIALQETLERRCSGSLLHSLGRLYVVARNPAFASLLLLFSLPSICALAFIASSSYIYIRGFGLSELEYSYFFAFNAIGMISSPTIYLKLSRRMCRRSFVTMCFGVMILSGTLILILGTWSPWIFAVALLPSTIAAGAVRTPGTNLMLEQQREDTGSAAALMSCFGIIAGSIGMTLISMTRENMIPALGMMYMLIGTICAILWHYISKKPYVSHVPDRYATATGS; from the coding sequence ATGAACCTCACATATTCGGGAAGGACCAGACAGAAGTACCTCGGGAACAAGGGGCTCATTGTGCTCATATCGCTACTGAGCGCCTTTGTACCGCTATCGACAGATCTGTATCTTCCTGCGCTTCCTGGAATGGCAGATTATTTTTGCGTCTCTTCAGACCTCGCAAACCTCACCTTAACAATGTTCTTCCTATCATTTGGCGCAGGCACCCTCCTTTGGGGCCCGCTCAGCGACAGGTATGGCCGCAGGCCGATGCTTCTTATAGGTCTCTCCTTGTATTCAATTGCCAGCCTCGCATGTGCGTTCTCCACAGATATCCACCTGCTGATAGCATTTCGCGCTCTGGAGGGGATCGGCGGAAGCAGTGGGTTTGCCGTGGCCACTGCCATGATCAAGGATGTGTACGATGTCAGGAGCAGGGAGCCCATATTGGCAGTGGTACAGACGATGGTCCTGATTTCCCCGGTGTCGGCGCCTGTTATCGGTGCCATCCTGCTAAAATTCACTACATGGCGCGGGCTCTTCGAGGCCCTGGCATTCATAGGCTTACTGGCACTTGCAGGAAGCATCGCTCTCCAGGAGACGCTGGAGAGACGCTGCAGCGGCTCGCTGCTTCATTCACTGGGAAGGCTGTATGTGGTTGCAAGAAATCCAGCGTTCGCATCGCTTCTGCTTCTGTTCTCTCTTCCAAGCATTTGCGCGCTGGCCTTCATAGCATCATCCTCTTACATTTACATCAGGGGCTTCGGGCTGAGCGAGCTGGAGTACAGCTACTTCTTCGCGTTCAACGCCATCGGGATGATCTCCTCTCCGACAATCTACCTGAAGCTCTCAAGAAGGATGTGCCGCAGGTCATTCGTAACGATGTGCTTCGGTGTGATGATCTTGAGCGGGACGCTGATTCTGATTCTGGGGACATGGAGCCCATGGATATTCGCAGTCGCGCTCCTGCCATCGACAATCGCCGCGGGGGCTGTTCGCACGCCAGGGACCAACCTGATGCTCGAGCAGCAGAGGGAGGATACGGGATCTGCAGCTGCTCTGATGAGCTGTTTTGGAATAATTGCAGGAAGCATCGGCATGACTTTGATATCCATGACCAGGGAAAACATGATTCCGGCTCTGGGGATGATGTACATGCTCATCGGCACCATCTGCGCAATACTGTGGCATTACATCTCGAAGAAACCATATGTTAGTCACGTTCCTGACAGATATGCCACAGCGACAGGTAGCTGA
- the cobT gene encoding nicotinate mononucleotide-dependent phosphoribosyltransferase CobT, translating to MPRWIHPDFDFRPLRPLFMCIISNTHVGKIPGVSAAGVTPEFTFYTPGADAELVEFNRIVTMPGLPETPGGCPTPGIITRAALSLTGVPALFVASGLDKKPAVPYVELGGAAGGDIRYTPGVPEAPEILEKAALLGRKVSALSDCIFIGESIAGGTTTALAVLRAIGYNGSVSSSFDSNPIELKSEIVRQALRRCDSEPGEFRDDIMRAIVEFGDPMIPCALGLLKGIGSTTRVVLSGGTQLAAVLLLAKRLGIEGDFSIATTKYVAEDPSASFRDIVEDSGWNYYVVDPGLERSRIPVIQAFTRGFVKEGVGAGGAALLAGILGVTQERLVEETDRVLMTVELPGCASKA from the coding sequence ATGCCCAGATGGATACACCCGGATTTCGATTTCAGGCCCTTGCGGCCTCTCTTCATGTGCATAATCTCAAACACACACGTCGGAAAGATCCCAGGAGTGAGCGCCGCAGGCGTCACGCCCGAGTTCACGTTCTACACACCGGGCGCGGATGCGGAGCTGGTCGAGTTCAACAGGATCGTCACAATGCCAGGGCTTCCGGAGACGCCCGGCGGATGCCCAACGCCCGGCATAATCACAAGGGCCGCGCTGAGCCTGACTGGGGTTCCGGCGCTCTTCGTCGCCAGCGGTCTTGATAAGAAGCCCGCTGTTCCATATGTTGAACTTGGTGGTGCGGCAGGCGGAGATATCAGATACACCCCAGGCGTGCCCGAGGCTCCTGAGATACTGGAGAAGGCCGCGCTCCTCGGAAGAAAGGTATCGGCACTCTCAGACTGCATATTCATTGGAGAGTCCATCGCCGGAGGCACAACCACAGCTCTCGCAGTCCTGCGCGCCATAGGATACAATGGGAGCGTCAGCAGCAGCTTCGATTCAAACCCAATTGAGCTCAAGTCGGAGATCGTCAGGCAGGCTCTGAGGAGATGCGATTCAGAGCCAGGGGAATTCAGAGATGACATAATGCGGGCGATCGTGGAGTTCGGAGACCCGATGATCCCATGTGCCCTGGGCCTTCTCAAAGGCATCGGCTCAACCACGCGTGTGGTTCTCTCCGGCGGAACCCAGCTCGCTGCAGTGCTCCTTCTGGCAAAACGGCTTGGGATCGAGGGCGATTTCTCGATAGCCACAACAAAATATGTGGCCGAGGATCCCAGCGCAAGCTTCAGAGATATCGTCGAGGATTCAGGATGGAATTACTACGTTGTCGATCCAGGCCTTGAGAGATCCAGGATTCCCGTGATCCAGGCGTTCACCAGGGGCTTCGTGAAGGAAGGGGTCGGCGCGGGAGGTGCTGCGCTCCTCGCAGGCATCCTCGGCGTAACGCAGGAGAGACTGGTTGAGGAGACTGACAGAGTGCTGATGACTGTGGAGCTTCCAGGATGCGCATCCAAAGCATGA